One Candidatus Regiella endosymbiont of Tuberolachnus salignus genomic window, ACTCACTGCTTTGACGGTGTTGCTTGCTACTCATATTACCTAAGACCAGACTAACAATAAAAAACAATGTCGCCAATATAGCGGTCATACGGGTCATAAAGTTGCCTGAACCACTAGATCCAAACAGAGTCGAGGAGGCACCCGCTCCAAATGAAGCGCCCATATCTGCACCTTTACCTTGTTGCAACACGATAAGCGCAATAAGTCCAATCGAAATTAGTAAAAAAAATACTAGCAGCGTTACGTACATAGCTGTACCTATTCTCCCTATGGGTTCACCACATAAAAAATGGTCTTTATACCTTTCGCCTTTCAAGTTACGGCGGCGTTGGCCTCTCACTCTCATCCCAGTCATTTACTACCTGTACACTCCTGGAATTCGATTGATTGCCGCCTTGCCGTAACTCGAAATTCATTGGGTATATATGTGCCTCTATTTCTAGCATCGCTAAAGAAGATTGCAAACAACCTCAATGCTATTTAAAACGGAGTGGATACTAACGAAAGCCTGCAATCTGTGCAAGCGCAATTTCACCTTAAATCTTTTTATTCGCTGATACGTTGTCAGAAAAGGGCGCTAACGGAACACCGATACGTTTAGCAACCTGCTCATAGGCTTCTATCACACCGCCTAAATTGCCACGGAAGCGATCTTTATCCATCTTTTCTAACGTCTTTTTATCCCACAAGCGACAGCCATCGGGGGAAAACTCATCACCCAAGATGATTTTATTTTCAAACAAGCCAAATTCCAGTTTGAAATCCACTAGAATCAAACCAGCATCGTCAAACAATTTACTGAGTACATCATTAACTTGATAACTCAGCTTTTTCATTTGCGCCAAATGCGCTTCACTAACCCAGCCAAAGGCTTTACAGTGAGCCTCACTGACAATGGGATCATGCAGCTGATCATTTTTCAAAAACAGCTCAAATAATGGGTGATTTAGCACTTGGTTTTCTGTAATCCCTAACCGCTTCACCAGTGAACCCGCGGTACGGTTACGGATGACACATTCGATAGGGATCATCGCTAATTTTTTTACCAATGCTTCGTTGTCTGAAAGCAGTCGTTCCATTTGTGTGGGGATACCCGCTGCTTCAAGTCGGTTCATAATGAAATGATTAAACTTATTATTGATCATTCCTTTCCGATCGAAGGCTTGAATACGTTGACCATCCATTGCTGATGTATCATTGCGGAACTCCAGCACCAAATAATTAGGATCTTCAGTAGTGTAGACAGTTTTAGCCTTTCCGCGATACAACTCGGCTAATTTTTGCATCTCAATATGGCTCCAATAGTGTGATTATTTTTGATTCTATACCCTTCGCCTTTGAAGCCCCCGCGTTGTTGGCTGCGGGTGTTCGCTGAATCACGTAGTTGTCTACGCTCATCGGTCTCACCCCCTGGCCGCCGAAGGCAACTTCAAAGGCAAAGGGTATATCGCCCGCCGCTTTTTTGTTTATTTTGCATCAGTTTGATTCAATGCAGCGCGTAGCACCGCAACCAGCGCATCATTTTGTTGTTGATTTAATGTATGCCCTTTAGAATCGGTGAATTGCACGCTACTACGGTTGCCAAAATCACCCACTTGCAACTGATAGCTACCGGATTTTAATTTAGGATCTTGCGCACCTAATGCATCCCAATCACGGCTGTTGATAGGGTTATAAGTTACAGCAATGTTACCTTGTTGTCGGTCACGTTTAGTCACGGTCATCCCTATTTTTGCTAACGCAGGCGGCAGACGTTGCCAAACGATGGTGTAGGGTGCTCGTACAATAAGTCTGGGTAAAGCGCTATCATCACGTGCCGCTTGTACCTCTAGGCGCCCGATTTTGTCTGTGGTTTGATCATTATTGGTATTACTGTGGATTTTATCTAAGCCTTCAATCAATTTATTCAACATAGCACGATTGTAATGTTGTATCTCAATATTCGAAGTAACCATTTTTTCTTGTTGTTGTAAACCAAGTGATTTCACCACTAAAGCAAGCTGATTTCCTTGCTGTTGCACACTAATCTGATAACGGCCTTCAAAGGGTATATCTTCATCGGCTCGGTTCCATTTTATCCAATCGGTAGTAAGTGTTTGATTTGCATCCTGACGATCGGTGATGGGGAGGCTCTCGTTTTGCATCACTGTGGTAATTTGTGACCATAATGTATCGTTTTGACGATTATTGTCTAACAATAATTTACTGATATCAGCAGTGGACTCGATCCGGGAACCCTTTAATAGTACCAAGGGTTGAATTGGTGGCCGAATGTCTAACTGTTTGCCAACGGCACCTTGCTGTGATACCTGCGCAATATCGTAAGTTCCATGCTGCAATGGCAGGATTATCCCCTGCGGTGTATTGAGCCTTTTTAGCGCTGGTGTATCAAGATAGGCTTCATCACCGCTCACTTGGCGCTTATAACGTTGTTCTGTCGAACAAGCGGCTAACAACATTAGCCACAAAACGCTTATTATCTTTATCATTACTGATTTTTGTAATATAGCCATTATATTTTCCTAGCAATCAAGATAGTAGACCCGCACTTTTCAAGGCATCCTCGACGCGCTTCTGATTAACAAGGGTTAGCGATGTCATCGGTAAGCGTAAGGTTTCTGCTGTTATTAATCCCAGTCGTTTACAAGCCCATTTAACGGCAATTGGATTGGCTTCGATAAATAATTCTTTATGTAGTGGCATTAAACGCTCATTTAAACGGCCTGCTTCGGTTAACTCACCTTTGGCTACCTGTTGACAAAGTTTTGCCATTCCACCTGCTGCCACATTGGCCGTTACTGAAATAATCCCTTGCCCTCCTTCTTGTATAAAATCAAAACCTGTCGCATCATCACCGCTCAGCAGAATAAAGTCATCATTAACTCTGGGTTTTATCATGCTAAGCCGCTCTAAATTTCCAGTGGCTTCTTTTAAACCGATGATATTG contains:
- the bamC gene encoding outer membrane protein assembly factor BamC, yielding MAILQKSVMIKIISVLWLMLLAACSTEQRYKRQVSGDEAYLDTPALKRLNTPQGIILPLQHGTYDIAQVSQQGAVGKQLDIRPPIQPLVLLKGSRIESTADISKLLLDNNRQNDTLWSQITTVMQNESLPITDRQDANQTLTTDWIKWNRADEDIPFEGRYQISVQQQGNQLALVVKSLGLQQQEKMVTSNIEIQHYNRAMLNKLIEGLDKIHSNTNNDQTTDKIGRLEVQAARDDSALPRLIVRAPYTIVWQRLPPALAKIGMTVTKRDRQQGNIAVTYNPINSRDWDALGAQDPKLKSGSYQLQVGDFGNRSSVQFTDSKGHTLNQQQNDALVAVLRAALNQTDAK
- the purC gene encoding phosphoribosylaminoimidazolesuccinocarboxamide synthase; translated protein: MQKLAELYRGKAKTVYTTEDPNYLVLEFRNDTSAMDGQRIQAFDRKGMINNKFNHFIMNRLEAAGIPTQMERLLSDNEALVKKLAMIPIECVIRNRTAGSLVKRLGITENQVLNHPLFELFLKNDQLHDPIVSEAHCKAFGWVSEAHLAQMKKLSYQVNDVLSKLFDDAGLILVDFKLEFGLFENKIILGDEFSPDGCRLWDKKTLEKMDKDRFRGNLGGVIEAYEQVAKRIGVPLAPFSDNVSANKKI
- the secG gene encoding preprotein translocase subunit SecG — encoded protein: MYVTLLVFFLLISIGLIALIVLQQGKGADMGASFGAGASSTLFGSSGSGNFMTRMTAILATLFFIVSLVLGNMSSKQHRQSSEWENLSQPAKDEKISAPPKPSNDIPQ